From a single Candidatus Bathyarchaeota archaeon genomic region:
- a CDS encoding DUF424 family protein, protein MAEVYVKTVRRGRDILVAACDAELLGKTIEGWRVPFVVSEGFYRGALASVEEALEAMKKATICNLVGKRIVEAAIKRGIIQEAAVIYLGEVPHAQKIII, encoded by the coding sequence TTGGCAGAGGTCTATGTGAAGACGGTGCGCCGTGGAAGGGATATCCTGGTAGCGGCCTGTGACGCCGAACTCCTAGGTAAGACTATAGAGGGGTGGAGGGTCCCCTTCGTGGTGAGCGAGGGCTTCTACAGGGGCGCCTTGGCCTCCGTCGAGGAGGCCCTCGAAGCCATGAAGAAAGCCACGATCTGCAACCTCGTGGGGAAGAGGATCGTAGAGGCCGCAATAAAACGGGGAATAATCCAGGAAGCGGCGGTTATATACCTAGGAGAGGTGCCACACGCCCAGAAGATTATAATATGA